The following is a genomic window from Cygnus olor isolate bCygOlo1 chromosome 11, bCygOlo1.pri.v2, whole genome shotgun sequence.
CCTGCTTCGCCTTCTGCTCCCGGGACCGCCGGTCTCCGATCACCGACATGGCCTGGCGGGACGAGCGCGGTCACGGCGGGGCgcggcaccgggaccccccggccgccccggccccccggccccccccccgccgccccccccccggcccccccccgccgccgcccccccccggccgcacCGTCTCGAGGTTGGAGCTCTGGATCTCCTTCTCCTCCGCGTAGTCCGTCACCCTCTCCAGGTCCGCCGCCCCGCTGTCGTGCTTCCGCGGCTTCTCGGCCGCCCTCCCGCCCGCCccgtcgccgccgccgccgccggagcCGTTGGGCTCggtctccagctccagctccacgTCCCCCTCGGCCGCCATCGCGCCGCCCGCACGCCCGCTTCCGGCCACGTGACGGCGGCGGAAGCAGCGAGAGGGCTCCGCCGGGCGGGAGCGGCGCCCCCGGGGCGCGAGAGCGCCCCCAGGCGGCGGGAGGCCGGCGGGCGGTGCCGGGGCGCTGCGCCCGCCCCAGGCCCGGGGGGGCCCGCAGGGGCCGTGCGCTGCTCCCCGCCTCGGTTCCCCCGCCTCAGCCCCCCCTCACCCGCACTTCCCCAGCGCCAGCCGTCGCCACGGCACCGGCAGTGCCACCGTGTCCCCATAGCCCCCCCGAAcacccccccaaaccccccccccccgaacacagccccccaacacccccccaAACACCCCCCCCAAACACAGCCCCCGAACACAGCCCCCGAACACAGCCCCCAAACACCCCCCCCGAACACAGCCCCCAAACACAGCCCCCAAACAccccccccaaacacccccCCCTAACACAGTCCCCGAACACCCCCCCGAACACCCCCCCCGAACACAgccccccaacacccccccaaacaccccccccaaacacccccCCCGAACACAGCCCCCAAACAccccccccaaacacccccCCAAACacagccccccccagcacagcccccccaCAGCCCCGTGCCCGGCCCCTCAGGGCCTCGCCGTGCCCGTGAGAGACCCGcggcgaggggctgcgggggctcaGCCGCTAAtccccccccggcccgctcCCCGGAGCAGATGGCGGGGCGGGACGAGCCGACAATCCCCCTAATCCCgccggggcagcggggctgagccGGGCCATGGCGGGCACGAGGGCGCGCGGCCGCCTCCTGCACTCGCTGCTGGGCCAGGTGGGACCCCGGGGTGAacgggggggccggggcggggggctgcgggtcTCCGCTGACTGCGCTGCCCCCCCAGCTGTGCTGCGGGtgtggctgcagcccctgccgcGGGCTCCGCGTGTCCACGGGCACCCGCGTCCTCTACACCCTCCTGCACGTCCTGGCCTCCACCGTGTGCTGCCTCACGCTGTCCCGCACCGTGGCACAGGCCGTGAGGGAGAAGGTGAACGGTGGAGCTGGGCGACCCCgggcgctgggggggctggggggggccgggggggctgggggggctgggagcagcgggGGTGCTGGCGGTGCCAAGGAGAACGGGGAGCCAGGGGCACTGCAGGTGCAGCCATTGCCCGGAGCGAGGGGGTGCCGGGGACGGCGAGGGCGTTGGGAGTGCTGGGGGCATCAGGGGTCCCACTGTGCTGAGGGTGCGGGGGGTGCCAGGGGTCCCCGCGGTGCGGGCGCACCGCCGGTCCCAGCCCCTCGCCGTGCCCGCAGGTGCCCTTCTCGgccgtgctgtgccagcacctgCCTGGCGGCACAGACTGCGAGCGGCTCGTGGGCTCCTCGGCCGTGTACCGGGTCTGCTTCGGCACCGCCTGCTTCCACCTGCTGCAGGCCGCCCTGCTCCTCAACGTGCGCTCCAGCACAGACTGCCGCGCTCAGCTCCACAACGGGTACAGAccggggaaggggccgggggctgccggggctgctggGCGCCCCCGTCCTGCATCTCGCTGCCCCGCAGGTTCTGGTTCCTgaagctgctggtgctggtggggctcTGTGCCGCCAGCTTCTTCATCCCTGAGGACGGCTTCATTCGAGGTGCGTCCCCCGCCCCGTCCAGGCCAGCCCCTGCCCGTAGCCCCAAGTCCCCCCCGCCTCGTGCCAGCCCCACCACCGccctctccccctgcagcctggcacTACGCGGGCGTCTGCGGGGGCTTTGCCTTCATCCTCATCCAGCTGGTGCTGATCACCGCCTTCGCGCACACCTGGAACAAGAACTGGTGAGTGCCGGCGCGGCCGGCTGGGTGCCCAAGTGCCCCAGGCTCTCACCCCTGTCCCGGCAGGCTGACAGGCGCTGCGCAGGACAAGCGCTGGTacctggccgtgctgctggccACCGCCGCCTTCTACACCCTTGCCTCTGCCGCCTTCTCCTTCCTCTACAAGTACTACACCCACCCGGCTGCCTGCCAGCTCAACAAGGCGCTGCTCACCGTCAACGGCAGCCTCTGCGGCATCGTGTCCTTCATTTCCATCACGCCCTGCGTGCGGCTCAGTGAGTACTGCACAGCGCCACACGGCACGGCGCTGCCTGGCGAGGTGCAGGGCTAGCTGCATCCCAGCACCGGGAGGGCAGCTGCAAGCTCCCAGCTCAGCACaagagcagtgggcacctggggaggccccagctcctgctggcccCATTCTGTGCCTTGGCACGGGGCTCTGGGCGGGAGACCCGCAGGAGGGGACTGCCTGGAGCCCACACGAAGCCTCTGACCCCTCTCCTTGCAGAGCAGCCGCGGTCAGGGCTGCTGCAGTCCTCCATCATCAGCTGCTACGTGATGTACCTTACCTTCTCTGCGCTGTCCAGCCGCCCTCCGGAGAGAGGTGAGTGGTCCCACCTTCTGTGGACAGCCAGCCCTTGGGACACGACCCCCCTCTAACCTCCACCTCCCTGCAGTGCTCTACAAGGGGCAGAACCTCACCGTCTGCTTCCCCGGCACCCGGCAGGATGAGCTGCAGACAGAGGACACAACCGTTGCTGTCCTGGGGGCTGCCATCATGTACACCTGCGTGCTCTTCGCATGGTACGTGTGCCTGTGGCACGGGGTGCAAGGGTACCCGGCATGTCACAGCGCACCCAGAACTGCCCCTTGTTGGGCACAGCCAGCTCAGCACCGTGTGGGgaccctgtccccagcctgtgGCATGGCCGGAGGAGCTGGGTTGTACCCAGAGGCATCTCCCGATGGGCAGGGGCAGCGTAACGTCCCCACGCCGGGCACAGCaagtctgctgctgctgtgtcaaTGCCAGGTGATGGTTCCgtggggtgggctggggctggcgcATTCCCTTGCGTTACGCCCTCTGCCTCTCTCCCGTGCACAGTAATGAAGCTGCCTGTCTTGCCGAGGTCTTTGGGCCCCTCTGGATGGTCAAAGTTTACAGCTTCGAGTTTAAAGTGAGTATGGACGGTGCCCGCCCCCACCTGCGCCCCACATCCTCCTGCCACAGATGCAGCACCCAGCGCCCTCCCGGGCCCCAGTTCCAGCCCCGGGGCAGAGGCAGGTTTGCCCAGCTCAGCTGGGGACTCTCCTGTGCTTACCCAGTCTGcgcctgctccctgcagccggGCAGCTGTGGCACCAGCAGGGCCAGCTCAGTCCAGATGCTGCGGGGCTGCCCAAgtggggcagcagctgtggggctgggctgccccagcagcagcagggaggggtgGCCACAGGTCCCTGCCTTTTCCCCCGCACCATCACCAGCTCGCCTCTCTGGCTCTCTACAGAAACCTTCCTGTTGCTTCTGCTGCCCAGAGAAGATGGAGGAGGAGCTGAGAGGTGAGTGCCAGCAGGTCGGGGAGAGGCTGCAGAAACGCACAAACGTGGGCACCAGCGTCAGACCCCAGGAGTGCTGGCCAGGACAGGGTGCAGGAGCTGTTGTCATCTTGCACTCTCCCAGGTGCAGAGCAGACGTGTGAGCAAGAGGAGCCTGCCAGGGGACAGTGCCTTGTCCAGGATGAGCGAGACCGGGTGGTCTACAGCTACTCAGCCTTCCACTTCGTCTTCTTCCTTGCCTCACTCTACGTCATGATGACCCTCACCAACTGGTTCAGGTAGGGCTCAGGGTGCtggccagcccccccccccttatcCTTGCTCCTTTTCCCTAACTCTGGTTGAACCAccctgcccaggctgcccacCAGCACTGTCAGCAGCCGGCTCTGACCCGCTCACGGTGTGGCCGTAGCCTGGTGCCTGTCACAGGCTGCTCCACGTCAGGCCAGTGTCACCAGTCCGGTCATGTGCTGGGCAAGCGTAGGGCTCTGTGCCTGCAGACCTGCGCTGCTTCGTCCAACAGCCCCTGCCCAATCCCCAGCGGATGCCGGGGTCACCCCTGTTGGTGTCCCTCGGGTGCTGACACCTGCCCTCTCCCACCAGCTATGAGAACGCGGTGCTGGAGACCACCTTCACGCATGGCAGCTGGTCGACGTTCTGGGTGAAGGCGGCTTCATGCTGGGCCTGTGTCCTGCTCtacctgtggctgctgctgagccccctCTGCCTCCACGGCTCCCCCCAGCACCGGCGGAGCAGCCCAGCCTTGCGTGTCCTGCGGCGGCGACGCGCCCCACACCGTATCAGTGTGTCCACGTAGTCCCTGCTGGGACGGACTGCGCCTGGCCCCGTGCACAGGTCATGCCGTGGTCCTGTGCCCGGGCCCCGCCTGACCTCGTGTCCCAGGAAAAGGCAGCATCAGAGCACCGCAGGGGGATCGAGGAGGTGTGCGCTCTGCTACACCAGCTCGCAGGGACGCTGGTCCTGCATTGAGCTGGAGCCGTCGAGGGGCCAGCCTGAGACCACCTGGGTGGCGGGTGCTCAGCCTCAGCCACAGCTGCGGTCCCTCCAGCTagggaggcagctcctgcccgtGCACCCTTCTGGCATCGCTGGCCCCCTGGCCTGGGGCCTGCCAGGAGAGCAGCGCTCTGCGCTGGCCACCTCCACTTCAGCTCGCCTGCCTGGCTGTGTGGTTATTGTAAATAGCTccttgaatacattttttttttttaatgtaaagctCTGAGTTAAGCCTATGCCATCTGCCCCACATGCACACAGCAGCCATGGGTCTGGCAACGCAGGTGCCAGCAacaccccagcagcccccagccctccggGGGCATGGAGCAAGGGGCAGGGGCCTGGCCTGAAAGGGAGCAGCCAGGGAGCGCCCTTGGTCCTGCCCCAGCTCACAGCCAGCACCAggccctgcacccagccctggcaccaggGCTGCTCCCGTCCCCATCTCCACCTGATCCCCGCgcccactccccccccccagctgcccctcTCCCACCACCGCAGTCACGCCAGGCTCCCACTCCACTCGCCGCGGCCGAGCCCAGCCCCGCGAAGaacggacggacggacagacggacggacagacggacggacagacggacagacggacggacggacggacagacggacggacagacggacggacggacagacggacggacagacggacagacggacggacggacggacagacggacggacagacggacggacggacagacggacggacagacggacagacggacggacagacggacggacagacggacggacggacagacggacggacagacggacggacagacggacagacggacggacggacggacggacggcCGCTGCCCCCGGCACCCGCCCATGCCCGGAGCGAGCCCGGAGGGGCCGGCGGCCGGAGGGCGCGGTACGAGCGCGGCCGCAGGAATGCAGACCGGCCCCgggcccccgccccgcccgcaaAGCAAACacggggggggcggccccggcggggccccgctgccgcccgaCGGGGGCCCCGCGCGGCGCCTCGCGCCCGACCGGGACCGTCGCGGGTCCGCCggcgccccgcgcccgccggcCCCAGGAGCGGAGCGGGGAGGGCCCCGTCCCGCCCggagcggggctgcccgggggctgccgcctgtgcccccccccggccatGCAGGGGCgcgggcggggcgcgggcgTCGCGCGGCTGCAGCAGCGGCTCGGGGCCGCCACGCAGGTacgggcgcggggcggggggcggccgcggccccgggctGCGCCGCCGGTGCCAGCGGGACTCTGCCCGCCCAGGAGAACGCCCGGCTGCGGCGCACCCTGCGGCAGGCCGAGGCCGGCgtctcccagctgcaggcagagctggagcggctgcggaAGGACCTCGGGCAGCGGGCGCAGCGGCGCACGAGGTGGCacgcggggcgcggggggcgaGGCGGGACCCCAGACCCAGCCCCTGCTTCGGCACGGCCCTGCCCCACGGGTCCCCCACACAGCCCTGGCCGTAGCCACGACGGCCCCGGTGCAGCCCCGGGCTCGTGCTGGGCCCGGGGCCAGGCTCCCGTCGGGAAGCGCTGCCCACCCAGCCGTGCTGCGAGCACCGGCAGCCGTCGGGAAGCCcgtgcagagcagctggcacGTCCCCACCGGCCTGCTGTTGGCCGCCCCTGTGACACCGGGTGTCCCGGGGCCGtcccagcacctctgccagccctgcggggccggggctggaaggctgtgggcagccccagccttcGGAGGCCCTGCCATGAGGATGCTGTgtccctgcagagagcagcaggccCTGCGGGAGCTGGCGGAGGAGAACCTGGCCTTCACGAGCTACGTCAGGACGCTGCAGTACGTAGGAGCCTGGCAGGGAAGCGGTGGCAGGGGACAGCTGCGGGGACCAGCTcctgtcccagcccctgccagcctgGGGCTCAGGCTGCTCCTCCGGGCAGGGCGACGAACAGGAGCCTGTGTGAGAGCAACGGCAGCCTgcgctcagccctgctgctgggctcctgcctgGGCCCCGGAGCGGTGAGTGCTGCGCGGcgcagcagggagggcagggacgTGGGCGCTGCTGGGGTTCCCCGCTCGCCCTGCCCGTGCCCCAGCTCAGGTGGGTCCAGCACGGGGGCTGCAGCCGGCACCCAGGGACCTGCCGCAGCCCCGGGTGCTGGGAGTGGTGGACGCCCCCCCAGGAGCCCCTCCGCACTGATGCCTCCCCTACAGCCATCgccccccctccagccccgcagccccctcgcTGACCCCTCACCCTGCCTCCCCGAGGACGCCCACAGCAGGTGAGCAGCGGGTGCGGAGGAGCAGGGACAGCCGTGGCCGCCCCTCCCTGAGCGCTGCCCTGGGCACAGGTACAGGGGGGGCGGCTCTCCacgcccccagctccccgcgaCAGGCCCCCGGCAGAACTCAGCCTCCAGCACGGACACAGCCTCGCTCAGCGACGCCGGCAGCTGGAGCTCGGAGGACGCCCGTCccaccagcccctgctgggGCACCCAGGTGAggccctgccccgtgccccagctggggagggggatgCCGCTCTGCCTACCCGtggcccccagcccaccccacgGGCTCAGAAGCCTTGTTGTGATGTTTGCCACCCTGCAGGACCCTGCGCCCCCGGCAGAAGGCTGCTGCCACCCTGCGCAGCACTGCTGCAAGAGGAAGCTCCCTGCCTTCCCACCGGAGGTAACCAGCAACGCCCCATCCGGTGCTcgcagcccagctggggaggggagcgggggcaCCCCCGCTGCGCCGTTCTCCCAatgccctcctccccccttctccccaggggtccagggcagcagaggagtctgctcccccctgccccatgtACCGGCTGGTGCTGGCAGGTGACAGCGGCACAGGCAAGTCCAGCTTCCTGATGCGCCTGTGCACGAATGAGTTCAGAGACGTCTCTGCCACACTAGGTACCAGGGCTGGGGTGGAGGGGCAGGGGCACAGGGAGCCGGGCCTGACTGCTCCTCCTGGCAGGGGTGGACTTCCAGataaagcagctgctggtggatGGGGAGCAAACTACACTGCAGATCTGGgacacagcagggcaggagaggtgAGCAGAGCCAGCCAGAGCCATGCCCGCCTCTGGCATCCAGCCGGCAGGGCTGGCAGGTCCCCACAGCTGGCCCCGGGGTGGGCAGGGGTCTTGGCCCCCCTGCAGtgacagccctgctgcaggtaCCGGAGCATCGCCCAGTCCTACTTCCGCAAGGCCCACGGCGTGCTGCTCCTCTACGACATCAGCTCCCAGAGCAGCTTCCTCAGCATCCGCCAGTGGATTGAGGACATCAAGGTAGAGGGGAGGATCCGACGGCCCCtgtggagcagggcagcagccctggggcttCCCTGGGGAAGGCTGTGCTGAGCCCCAGATGGtgctgtgggagcagcagcaaaccTGCTCCAGCTGGGCCGTTTGTGGAGCAGTGCCTGGGACCAGCCAGGCCTTGGGGAGCACCTGGACCAAAaagggcagagccctgcagccccagaggTTGCTCGAGCCAGGCTGTGCGCCCCGGAGCCACGAGCTGCCCCTCGCTCCAGCAGGCTGCTGAGACAGCGCTCCCGCTCATGCTGGTGGGGAATAAGACTGACCTGCGCCCCAGCCTGCCGGAGGCAGCGGGGGTCCGCACGGCCCACGGGCAGAAGCTGGCCATGGTGAGCAGCCACAGCTCAGGACGGGGCCCAGGAGGGCCGGGACCTCCCCCCGACTCGCCTGCTCTCCCCCAGGCCCACAACTGCCTGTTCTGCGAGACCAGCGCCAAGGACGGCACCAACGTGGTGGAGGCTGTGCTGCACCTCGCCCGGTGAGCAGCCCTGCGTGCCGGGTGTGCCGCGCGGCGCCCGGGCAGCGGGCCTGGCTGACGGCACCGCGCTTGGCCCCGCAGGGAAGTGAAGAGGACGGCGGGCTCGAGCAGCGGCCGCGGCGTCCGCCTGGACGTGAGCATCCCTCCCCCGAGGGCAGCTCCGCGCTGCTGCAGGGCCTAGCGCAGGAGGCGGGCGGGCTGCAGGACAtcgcccgcccccggccccgcccggcggctccccccggctcccggcccgccgcgccgcccgctgCCCCCGCAGCTCCCCCGCAGCCGCGCCGCCTCCCTGCGGGCGGCCCCCACTACAGCTCCTTCTACCCCAGACGCAGTCCTCCGCTGGTTTCATTCCTCCGGGCTTCCAGCGCATCCCCGTCCTTCCGCCGTCCCCCGGGCGTCTCCCCTCGCCTGCCCcgcccgggcccggccccccccgcacGCCCGCAGCCGCGGTCGGGGTCCCCCGAGGCGGCGCCCGCGGAGACCCGGCAGGCTGCGCCCTCCCCTCCCGGCCTCATCTTTGTTTCTCGCCGTGAGGCTGCGGCCGCTCCGCGGCGGCGCTGAGCCcctccgtccgtccgtccgtccgtccgctCAGCGCCGGGCGCGGCCGAGGCCGCGGCCCCAccgggcagccccgcggcgcGGCCCCATCCCGCCCTCCGGgcggccccagccccccccagcccgggcgcacagagggaggaggcagggccTGCAGGGCTCCACAAGCTACTTTAATAGGAGAGGGGCCCGGGGCGGGCGCAGGGCGCTGCTGCCGGGGcccccggcggggcggcccggccccggggctgcgctGGGCATCCTGCCggcgggcggcccggccccggggcttCAGaggcccggcccagccccgggCTACTTGGCGCCCTCCTTCTTCTCGTCGGccttcttctgcttctgctgcatgaTCTCCGAGTCCCTGCGGGAGAGCGCGTCGCCGGGCTGGCACCAGCACCACCGCCGGcacgggacggggacggggggggggtgccggcggggccggccgACGCTCACCTCTGCTTGCGGGCGGCGGCCGAGAGCCCGTCGTCCCGCCGCTTGCCCTTGCCCGAGTCGCTCTGCTTCTTCAGGTTCTTCTGCCGTGCCAGTTCGCGCTGGTTCCCGCCTGCCACGGCGCGGCCGCCTCAGACCGGCCCCGAGgcccccggcccagccccggggctcggccccggccccggctcggctcggcccagcccagcccgcgcccccggcccggccccaggGCCCGCGCTCCCTGGCGCGACGCCGctcccccggcccggcccggcccggccccctcCCCCCGCAGCGGTGGGTcgcggcgccgccgcccggcgctgcccggcccgcACTCACGGGTCATGGCGCCGCTCCCTCCCGCCCCGCGCTCCGCCGCCACGTCCCGCACTGCCCCCCCACGCCCCGCCCCGCACAGCTCTTTAAGGGCGCGCCGCAGCCAATCGCCGCGCCGAGCCTGGCCCCGTCGCGCTCCCATTGGCGCGCCGCGCCGGCTCGGCCCCGCCTGATTGGCCGCGGGCT
Proteins encoded in this region:
- the HYPK gene encoding huntingtin-interacting protein K, with protein sequence MAAEGDVELELETEPNGSGGGGGDGAGGRAAEKPRKHDSGAADLERVTDYAEEKEIQSSNLETAMSVIGDRRSREQKAKQEREKELAKVTIKKEDLELIMNEMEISRAAAERSLREHMGNVVEALITLTN
- the SERINC4 gene encoding LOW QUALITY PROTEIN: serine incorporator 4 (The sequence of the model RefSeq protein was modified relative to this genomic sequence to represent the inferred CDS: inserted 2 bases in 1 codon) — protein: MAGTRARGRLLHSLLGQLCCGCGCSPCRGLRVSTGTRVLYTLLHVLASTVCCLTLSRTVAQAVREKVPFSAVLCQHLPGGTDCERLVGSSAVYRVCFGTACFHLLQAALLLNVRSSTDCRAQLHNGFWFLKLLVLVGLCAASFFIPEDGFIRAWHYAGVCGGFAFILIQLVLITAFAHTWNKNWLTGAAQDKRWYLAVLLATAAFYTLASAAFSFLYKYYTHPAACQLNKALLTVNGSLCGIVSFISITPCVRLKQPRSGLLQSSIISCYVMYLTFSALSSRPPERVLYKGQNLTVCFPGTRQDELQTEDTTVAVLGAAIMYTCVLFACNEAACLAEVFGPLWMVKVYSFEFKKPSCCFCCPEKMEEELRGECXSRSGRGCRNAQTWAPASDPRSAGQDRVQELLSSCTLPGAEQTCEQEEPARGQCLVQDERDRVVYSYSAFHFVFFLASLYVMMTLTNWFSYENAVLETTFTHGSWSTFWVKAASCWACVLLYLWLLLSPLCLHGSPQHRRSSPALRVLRRRRAPHRISVST